A window of the Gossypium hirsutum isolate 1008001.06 chromosome A05, Gossypium_hirsutum_v2.1, whole genome shotgun sequence genome harbors these coding sequences:
- the LOC107961205 gene encoding dirigent protein 4, which produces MKLQLYFHLHFAPRNYSKAETMRGTLMLTWILIICLSQVAVKSQYYSKTRPYHPRPVKVTNLHVFMHKTAGITAVQVAQANITSNDNNSSVPFASLVAFNDPLRTGPEPDSKVIGNVQGIALLSRMNASSTQYIDFGFNTGRFNGSSISVFSRGEPELAVVGGRGKFVMATGVALFNPIIINATNVILELNITVVHY; this is translated from the coding sequence ATGAAGTTACAACTCTACTTTCATCTACATTTCGCTCCCAGAAATTATAGTAAAGCAGAGACAATGAGAGGAACATTGATGTTGACTTGGATTCTGATCATCTGCCTCTCCCAAGTAGCAGTGAAGAGCCAATACTACTCGAAGACCCGACCATATCATCCCAGGCCAGTTAAGGTCACCAATCTTCACGTTTTTATGCACAAAACTGCGGGCATTACAGCAGTCCAGGTAGCCCAAGCTAACATCACAAGCAACGATAATAATTCATCAGTGCCATTTGCCTCCCTAGTTGCCTTTAATGATCCCCTCAGGACTGGTCCTGAGCCTGACTCGAAGGTGATTGGAAATGTTCAGGGTATTGCGCTCCTATCCAGAATGAATGCATCAAGCACACAATACATAGATTTTGGATTTAATACCGGTAGGTTTAATGGCAGCTCAATAAGCGTATTTTCAAGGGGAGAACCTGAGCTTGCAGTGGTCGGAGGAAGAGGAAAATTCGTGATGGCAACAGGGGTTGCTCTATTTAACCCTATCATTATAAATGCCACCAATGTCATTTTGGAATTGAACATTACTGTAGTTCATTACTAA